One window from the genome of Archaeoglobaceae archaeon encodes:
- a CDS encoding RimK family alpha-L-glutamate ligase, translating to MRIACFVESYNFTQKQEVQALQIFSETAKKMGHDFELLGKEILERIDRFDSVFIRATTDPLFTAYTVSRLAEEMEKRVIDDSESIRICSNKIAVYYKLKKANIPMPETRIVYSLDELEYTAEELGYPLVVKSPNSRFSLYVEKANNFSELSTIVRRFMRRSKAVLLQEFMPTPFDWRIGVLGGEAIYSCKYLIPKGGWRIRDYVGNKKVWGDVIAIKLDNIPRKLRKLAEDSAKCIGDGLYGIDIKEFNGKYYVIEVNDNPTIMHGCEDTKNPELYEKIIEALSN from the coding sequence ATGAGAATTGCATGCTTTGTAGAAAGTTATAACTTTACGCAAAAGCAAGAAGTCCAAGCACTGCAGATTTTCTCTGAGACTGCAAAAAAAATGGGTCACGATTTTGAATTACTTGGAAAGGAGATTCTGGAAAGGATAGATAGATTTGACTCAGTCTTCATCAGAGCTACAACTGATCCGCTCTTTACAGCTTATACAGTCTCAAGACTTGCAGAAGAGATGGAAAAAAGAGTGATAGATGACTCGGAAAGCATCAGAATTTGCTCAAACAAGATTGCAGTTTATTACAAGCTCAAAAAGGCAAATATCCCAATGCCAGAAACGAGAATAGTTTACAGTCTCGACGAGCTTGAATACACTGCGGAAGAACTCGGATATCCGCTTGTCGTAAAGAGCCCGAATTCGAGGTTTTCGCTATACGTCGAGAAGGCAAACAACTTTTCAGAACTATCAACTATTGTAAGACGCTTCATGCGCAGAAGCAAAGCGGTTCTGCTTCAGGAGTTCATGCCAACTCCCTTTGACTGGCGTATTGGAGTTCTTGGGGGCGAGGCGATTTACTCTTGCAAATACCTCATTCCAAAGGGTGGCTGGAGAATCAGGGATTACGTTGGCAACAAGAAAGTCTGGGGAGATGTTATTGCGATAAAGCTCGATAATATCCCAAGAAAACTAAGGAAACTCGCTGAAGACTCTGCCAAATGCATTGGCGACGGTCTTTATGGCATAGATATTAAGGAGTTCAATGGCAAATACTACGTGATCGAAGTGAACGACAATCCAACGATCATGCACGGTTGTGAAGATACCAAGAACCCTGAGCTTTACGAAAAGATCATCGAAGCTCTTTCAAATTAA
- a CDS encoding UPF0147 family protein, with protein MAKKVPESVLDTLDRLIQDDTVPRSVRRVASEIKEKLLSSKKVSVEAASAITVLEDISSDPNIPMHVRTMIWNLASQLERISVE; from the coding sequence ATGGCGAAAAAGGTGCCTGAGAGTGTTTTAGATACGTTAGACAGACTTATACAGGACGATACTGTCCCGAGAAGTGTCAGGAGAGTTGCAAGTGAAATTAAGGAAAAACTGCTCTCCAGCAAAAAAGTCTCGGTGGAAGCTGCCTCGGCAATAACGGTCTTGGAAGACATATCTTCGGATCCAAATATTCCAATGCACGTTAGAACAATGATCTGGAACCTTGCGAGCCAGTTAGAGAGGATTTCTGTTGAGTGA
- a CDS encoding NAD(+)/NADH kinase has protein sequence MKSAIVYKSPEILEKVEKVILELGHEVKSFSKPSKSLENFDFIVSIGGDGTILSILQEVRKCPPIFGINSGRIGFLTHSNSADFEEKLRNALVKFETEKFDRIKCSCDNGECLALNEIAFLGKERAKLTEFSIKIDSVEVDRLRCDGIIVATQIGSTAYSFSAGGPVVEPYHSSMLIVPIAPFRFGWKPVVIKIDRVVELEAKAGGIAVVDGKRTFETSRIVVTKSEFPAVFFKRVDRIKHLFYIMKKIE, from the coding sequence ATGAAGTCCGCAATAGTTTACAAGTCACCCGAAATCCTTGAAAAGGTTGAAAAGGTCATTTTGGAGCTTGGTCACGAAGTTAAAAGCTTTTCAAAGCCCTCAAAATCGCTTGAGAACTTTGACTTCATAGTCAGCATAGGTGGTGATGGCACAATTCTCTCAATTCTTCAAGAAGTCAGGAAATGCCCTCCAATCTTTGGCATAAATTCTGGGAGAATTGGGTTCTTGACACACTCAAATTCGGCGGACTTTGAAGAAAAGCTTAGAAATGCACTTGTAAAATTCGAGACTGAGAAGTTTGACAGAATAAAATGCTCCTGCGATAATGGGGAATGCTTAGCTTTAAATGAAATTGCCTTTCTTGGCAAAGAAAGGGCAAAGCTTACAGAATTCTCGATTAAGATTGATTCCGTTGAGGTTGACAGGCTCAGATGTGATGGAATAATAGTGGCAACGCAAATAGGCTCAACCGCTTACTCATTCTCCGCTGGCGGTCCTGTTGTGGAACCTTATCACAGCTCGATGCTCATAGTGCCCATTGCTCCCTTCAGATTTGGCTGGAAGCCAGTAGTGATTAAAATTGATAGGGTTGTTGAGCTTGAAGCCAAAGCAGGCGGAATTGCGGTTGTTGATGGAAAAAGAACTTTTGAGACGAGCAGAATTGTTGTGACGAAATCGGAATTTCCTGCGGTTTTCTTTAAACGTGTAGACAGAATTAAGCATCTTTTCTATATTATGAAGAAAATAGAATAA
- a CDS encoding winged helix-turn-helix domain-containing protein, with the protein MKSILEYKIEEIAKKLDEILKAVNLLQDAILQLNAVIEATSMKMNERELIYSVTAEINEKLDKFKAESSKGCNLKEICTKRMEKVSFRILQIIAKNGVEDGLKEIRKQLQAVEKYREVCKDESCMENAIEVFKALERILERSMKEREALNLRKEIIQKLDPSLLSEGLAEKLSSVSNPLRIRILKALAKGKKSYAELERITSIKGGHLQFHLRTLIKAGYVAKEEPEGKYMLTNDGLKTLKVLCQLEE; encoded by the coding sequence ATGAAGAGCATCCTTGAGTATAAGATCGAAGAAATTGCGAAAAAGCTTGATGAGATACTTAAAGCCGTAAACTTACTTCAAGATGCAATTTTGCAGTTAAACGCAGTTATTGAAGCAACAAGCATGAAGATGAATGAAAGAGAGCTTATATACAGTGTTACAGCTGAAATAAACGAAAAACTCGACAAATTCAAAGCTGAAAGCTCGAAGGGTTGCAATTTAAAGGAGATCTGCACCAAAAGGATGGAAAAAGTCTCCTTCAGAATTCTGCAAATAATAGCGAAGAATGGAGTTGAAGACGGGCTCAAGGAGATTAGAAAACAGCTTCAAGCTGTTGAAAAATACAGAGAGGTTTGCAAGGATGAGAGCTGTATGGAAAATGCGATAGAAGTTTTCAAAGCTCTTGAAAGAATTCTTGAAAGATCCATGAAAGAGAGAGAAGCGTTGAATTTGAGAAAGGAAATAATTCAGAAATTAGACCCTTCGTTGCTTAGTGAAGGGCTTGCAGAAAAGCTATCTTCGGTTTCAAACCCTCTCAGGATTCGAATCCTTAAGGCTTTGGCGAAAGGTAAAAAGAGCTACGCTGAATTGGAACGCATAACATCCATTAAGGGCGGACACTTGCAATTTCATCTTCGAACCCTGATTAAAGCGGGCTACGTTGCTAAGGAGGAGCCAGAGGGAAAATACATGCTTACAAATGATGGTCTGAAGACTCTTAAAGTTTTATGCCAGTTGGAAGAGTAA
- a CDS encoding site-specific DNA-methyltransferase: protein MEATQEYLKKDDKRVYFQSEDGRIVILNDDFLTTALIPSNSVDLIVTSPPYNVDIHYDSFKDNIPYENYLEFTEKWLRKALDLIKPDGRMCLNIPLDKSKGREEEGFQSVYADILEIAKKVGWKYFSTIIWNESNISRRTAWGSWLSASAPYVIAPVEVIVLLYKEKWKKAKQGKSDVSREEFIEWTNGLWSFPGENRKRIGHPAPFPLELPMRCIKLFSFVDDVVLDPFLGSGTTLIACALTNRIGIGVEIDRKYCEIAKKRLISEGRIHQKKLIETQLEE from the coding sequence GTGGAAGCTACACAAGAATATCTAAAGAAGGATGATAAAAGAGTATACTTTCAAAGTGAAGATGGACGAATTGTAATTCTGAACGACGATTTCCTTACAACTGCTTTGATTCCATCAAACTCTGTTGATCTCATTGTTACTTCTCCTCCCTATAACGTCGATATCCATTACGACTCCTTTAAAGACAACATTCCATACGAAAATTACCTTGAGTTCACGGAGAAGTGGCTGAGAAAAGCTTTGGACTTAATAAAACCAGACGGAAGAATGTGCCTGAACATACCGCTCGACAAAAGTAAAGGTCGTGAGGAGGAGGGATTTCAGAGCGTTTACGCTGACATCTTGGAAATTGCAAAAAAAGTAGGTTGGAAATACTTCAGCACGATAATATGGAATGAAAGCAACATATCGCGAAGAACCGCATGGGGTTCTTGGCTTAGTGCAAGCGCTCCTTACGTTATAGCTCCAGTGGAAGTCATAGTTTTGCTTTATAAAGAAAAATGGAAAAAAGCAAAACAAGGAAAATCCGATGTAAGCAGAGAGGAATTCATAGAATGGACAAATGGTCTGTGGAGCTTTCCGGGGGAGAATAGAAAGAGGATTGGACATCCGGCTCCATTCCCGCTCGAGCTCCCCATGAGATGCATCAAACTTTTCAGCTTTGTTGACGACGTTGTGCTTGATCCATTTTTGGGTAGTGGAACTACACTGATAGCCTGTGCCCTAACAAATCGCATTGGCATTGGAGTTGAAATCGACAGAAAATACTGTGAGATTGCCAAAAAAAGATTGATAAGCGAAGGAAGAATCCACCAGAAAAAATTGATAGAGACTCAATTGGAAGAATAG
- a CDS encoding TIGR00289 family protein — protein MKIAVLTSGGKDSILALHRIVKSGVVSHKDVVLVGAYPKNPESFMFHTVNLHMLEAIAKCLDLPLEKIFVSGEEEKEVSELEKGLSDLKIDGICVGAIASKYQYMRVEKICKNLGLRLFAPLWGEEPEKILNEIATNFEAIIVSVSAMGLDESFLGRRIDERLIGDLKKVSKRYGVNLAGEGGEYESLVLNAPLFKKRLVLKRLEKFWQGSSGVAIVKDYEIVDRDIF, from the coding sequence ATGAAAATCGCAGTTCTCACTTCTGGAGGCAAGGATTCGATTCTTGCTTTGCATAGAATTGTGAAAAGCGGAGTTGTGAGCCATAAAGACGTTGTTCTCGTAGGAGCATATCCAAAGAATCCAGAGTCTTTCATGTTCCACACAGTAAACCTGCACATGCTTGAAGCGATAGCAAAATGCCTCGATTTACCGCTGGAAAAAATATTTGTTTCTGGAGAGGAAGAAAAAGAAGTCTCTGAGCTTGAAAAGGGACTATCGGATTTGAAAATCGACGGGATTTGCGTTGGAGCAATCGCCTCGAAATATCAATACATGCGGGTTGAAAAAATATGCAAAAATCTTGGGCTAAGACTTTTTGCTCCACTCTGGGGGGAAGAGCCTGAAAAGATTTTGAATGAAATCGCTACGAATTTTGAAGCCATAATCGTCAGCGTATCTGCAATGGGTCTTGACGAGAGTTTTTTGGGCAGAAGAATTGATGAGAGGCTAATTGGAGACTTGAAAAAGGTGAGCAAAAGATATGGTGTGAATTTGGCGGGAGAAGGCGGAGAATACGAATCTCTTGTGTTAAATGCTCCTTTGTTTAAGAAGAGACTTGTTTTAAAGAGACTTGAGAAGTTCTGGCAAGGAAGTAGCGGAGTGGCAATCGTTAAGGATTACGAAATCGTAGATAGAGATATATTCTAA
- a CDS encoding BsaWI family type II restriction enzyme has translation MNQVIQNDTNLRDRFEIATGDEALAQYREQIAIKNWNEILPDADILVLRKETKRVKAIISCKTSLRERLTETAFWKRELEKSDRTENTKIIFITPDKDEELKTETNRYILLHVIDCTFITDPQKFNALIKHYKKKYGLREDFSKLTSKIKSIDKIKEFLETL, from the coding sequence TTGAATCAGGTAATACAAAATGATACTAATCTTAGAGATAGGTTTGAAATTGCAACCGGGGATGAAGCTCTTGCTCAATATAGAGAGCAAATAGCGATTAAGAACTGGAACGAAATTTTGCCTGATGCTGATATACTTGTTCTGAGAAAGGAGACCAAACGGGTCAAAGCAATTATTTCCTGCAAAACAAGTTTAAGGGAGAGACTTACAGAAACAGCCTTTTGGAAGCGAGAACTCGAAAAATCTGATAGAACCGAAAATACGAAAATAATATTTATAACTCCTGATAAGGATGAAGAACTCAAAACTGAAACGAATCGGTATATTTTGCTCCATGTAATCGACTGCACTTTTATAACTGATCCCCAAAAGTTCAATGCATTAATCAAACACTACAAGAAAAAATACGGACTTAGAGAGGATTTTTCAAAATTAACTTCGAAAATTAAATCTATTGACAAAATTAAAGAGTTTTTAGAAACTCTCTAA
- a CDS encoding YkgJ family cysteine cluster protein codes for MDFIEICSKCGGKCCFEAKPPISNKRLKILLENGISSDFVEFGKYKHLKLKNDGYCVFFDNGKCKIHGIKPETCVAGPITFDIREGKLELYIKKETICPLVKFLKENEDVLKEHMNIALEKILDLIRELEKGELEEILKIEEPETEKIFEVNLKELR; via the coding sequence ATGGACTTCATTGAGATCTGTTCAAAATGCGGGGGGAAATGCTGTTTCGAAGCAAAACCGCCGATCTCGAATAAAAGGCTTAAAATTCTGCTTGAAAATGGAATAAGCTCTGATTTTGTAGAATTTGGTAAATACAAACATTTAAAGCTGAAAAATGACGGTTATTGTGTTTTCTTCGATAACGGGAAGTGCAAAATTCACGGAATTAAGCCTGAAACATGCGTCGCTGGTCCAATAACTTTTGACATTAGAGAAGGAAAGCTCGAACTCTACATAAAAAAAGAGACCATTTGCCCACTCGTAAAATTCCTGAAAGAGAATGAGGACGTTTTAAAGGAGCACATGAACATAGCCCTTGAGAAAATACTCGATTTGATAAGGGAACTTGAAAAGGGAGAGCTTGAAGAGATCCTGAAAATTGAAGAGCCGGAGACAGAAAAAATATTTGAGGTTAATTTGAAAGAGCTTCGATGA
- a CDS encoding GNAT family N-acetyltransferase → MEIRRVTKEDLESFVKVYTESYRGLERYAYKSRKIIKGYFKWLFARDHGGFMVAEIDGKAVGFVACDTNWISIFELKRVGEIHEIFVLPEYRRLGIGSKLLSSALSYAIERGRSLAELWVGETNYEAKKFYIGKDFKEAGKLGKWVRMVKEL, encoded by the coding sequence GTGGAAATAAGGCGAGTTACCAAAGAAGATCTTGAGAGTTTTGTGAAGGTATACACCGAAAGCTACCGTGGACTGGAAAGATACGCTTACAAAAGCAGGAAAATCATTAAGGGCTACTTCAAATGGCTCTTTGCAAGAGACCATGGTGGATTCATGGTTGCTGAAATAGACGGAAAAGCGGTTGGCTTCGTCGCATGCGATACAAACTGGATAAGCATCTTTGAGCTTAAGAGAGTGGGCGAGATTCATGAAATCTTTGTTCTGCCTGAATACAGACGTTTGGGAATAGGCTCAAAGCTTCTCAGTTCTGCTTTAAGCTACGCAATTGAGCGTGGAAGAAGCTTAGCAGAGTTATGGGTTGGCGAAACGAATTACGAGGCTAAAAAGTTCTACATTGGCAAGGATTTTAAAGAAGCGGGAAAACTCGGAAAATGGGTTAGGATGGTCAAAGAACTGTAA
- a CDS encoding 4Fe-4S binding protein, giving the protein MHHSHHLEIYEKLREKLDKAPVGMPKTVSGVEKEILSVLFSEEEAKIALQMPFIPFTAEQLAEKTGKSLDYIERILNEMAKKGTVWKGERKGRVEYRLFPTVVGLFEMQFLPGPRNEEMQRKLAPLFWKYHREGFLHELGDRNHAVMRALPERDTISEKTEILPYEDAVRLVKDRDYHAVGYCACRIISKFHGEGCRHSLENCLHFGSLAKYMVEHGYARKITADEAIAILKHANREGLVHTTERSQGPISTICNCCSDCCAFFRAVHEAKHPKTIAHSSYIASVDLGKCLACGICMLRCPMKAVRVKINREPASIDAEKCLGCGVCVPTCPVEAIELVLREEKPDIPDHRTYIQQLLEDRGKDFSALL; this is encoded by the coding sequence ATGCATCACTCGCACCATTTGGAGATTTACGAAAAACTCAGGGAAAAGCTTGACAAAGCTCCGGTGGGGATGCCTAAAACTGTAAGTGGAGTTGAAAAAGAGATTTTGAGCGTTCTGTTCAGCGAAGAAGAAGCAAAGATTGCTTTGCAAATGCCATTTATTCCATTCACTGCTGAACAGCTTGCTGAAAAAACAGGGAAGAGTTTGGATTACATCGAAAGAATTCTGAACGAGATGGCGAAAAAAGGCACGGTATGGAAAGGCGAAAGGAAAGGCAGAGTGGAGTATAGGCTCTTCCCAACTGTTGTAGGACTTTTTGAGATGCAATTTTTGCCTGGGCCAAGAAATGAAGAGATGCAAAGAAAACTTGCTCCGCTTTTCTGGAAATACCATAGAGAAGGATTTTTACATGAGCTCGGTGATAGAAATCATGCGGTAATGAGAGCCTTGCCTGAGAGAGACACGATTTCCGAGAAAACTGAGATTTTGCCTTATGAAGATGCAGTAAGGCTTGTAAAAGATCGTGACTACCATGCGGTTGGCTATTGTGCGTGCAGAATCATCTCAAAGTTCCATGGCGAGGGTTGCAGGCATTCCTTGGAGAACTGCCTTCATTTTGGCTCACTTGCAAAATACATGGTCGAACATGGCTACGCGAGGAAAATAACCGCAGATGAGGCAATTGCAATTTTAAAGCATGCGAACCGCGAGGGGCTTGTGCACACCACTGAGAGAAGCCAGGGACCAATAAGCACGATCTGCAACTGCTGTAGCGATTGCTGTGCCTTCTTTAGAGCGGTGCATGAAGCGAAGCATCCAAAAACTATAGCACATTCAAGCTACATTGCAAGCGTCGATCTTGGCAAATGTCTTGCTTGCGGTATTTGCATGCTCCGCTGTCCGATGAAGGCGGTCAGGGTTAAGATAAATCGAGAACCTGCGAGCATCGATGCTGAGAAATGCCTTGGTTGCGGGGTTTGCGTTCCAACTTGCCCAGTTGAGGCTATAGAGCTCGTTTTAAGAGAAGAAAAGCCAGATATTCCAGATCACAGAACCTACATTCAGCAACTATTGGAAGACAGGGGGAAAGACTTTTCAGCTTTGCTTTAA
- a CDS encoding Sjogren's syndrome/scleroderma autoantigen 1 family protein, with protein MSNKKISDESIIDAAQLLRKGAKMLSYYCPECKFPLFEAENKIFCPNCEREVKIEKKEETSGEIIEKGERKILDEKSGLIFTKLESAISKVCDLILQANSAGDVKALSESLEKLVSILERVKKL; from the coding sequence GTGAGTAATAAAAAAATTTCGGATGAGAGCATAATTGACGCGGCTCAGCTCTTACGCAAGGGAGCAAAGATGTTATCCTACTACTGCCCCGAATGTAAGTTCCCACTTTTTGAGGCAGAAAATAAAATATTTTGTCCAAATTGTGAGAGAGAAGTAAAAATAGAGAAAAAAGAGGAGACTTCTGGTGAAATCATTGAGAAAGGAGAGAGGAAAATTCTTGATGAGAAATCAGGATTAATTTTCACCAAACTTGAATCCGCAATTAGCAAAGTTTGCGATTTGATTCTGCAGGCAAACTCCGCAGGAGACGTAAAAGCTCTTTCAGAATCACTTGAAAAGCTCGTGAGCATTCTCGAAAGAGTCAAAAAGCTTTAA
- a CDS encoding RimK-like ATPgrasp N-terminal domain-containing protein yields MIVVGEGEDQEPPDDFLRKSVRDTVLNLLGDYRYLSKGYYVSLHAEENGCVVYPSVKNALDIYRAPVFVERLKKAGIETPEVFALRDPNPERCVLVPLNPFSRNSAKIIRSESQYVKYFRSLSMDYHYPVVQVRAKGNVEEFEFYMGRTKGYDNWVFRRIFEVFGVPLGKVLVERIGNKIRPFYFMPIMKNEIDFNFLKEVLNENCMLCRKL; encoded by the coding sequence ATGATAGTAGTTGGGGAAGGTGAAGATCAAGAACCGCCAGACGATTTTCTTAGAAAGAGCGTCAGGGATACGGTTTTAAATCTGCTTGGAGATTACCGATATCTTTCAAAAGGGTATTATGTTTCTCTGCATGCCGAAGAGAATGGTTGCGTTGTTTATCCAAGCGTTAAAAACGCTTTGGACATCTACAGAGCTCCAGTTTTTGTTGAGAGATTAAAAAAGGCAGGTATTGAAACTCCAGAGGTTTTTGCACTCAGAGATCCAAACCCGGAAAGATGTGTTCTCGTTCCACTCAACCCCTTCTCGAGAAACTCTGCAAAGATTATCAGGAGCGAAAGTCAGTACGTCAAATACTTCAGGAGCCTTAGTATGGATTACCATTACCCAGTTGTTCAAGTTCGTGCTAAAGGAAATGTGGAGGAATTCGAATTCTATATGGGTAGAACCAAGGGGTATGATAACTGGGTTTTCCGAAGAATTTTCGAAGTTTTTGGAGTTCCGCTGGGGAAAGTGCTTGTTGAGAGAATTGGAAATAAAATCCGACCATTCTATTTTATGCCTATAATGAAAAATGAAATCGACTTTAACTTTTTGAAAGAGGTGTTGAATGAGAATTGCATGCTTTGTAGAAAGTTATAA
- a CDS encoding inositol monophosphatase family protein yields MDEKLALSLSREVAKNVLKAINSIPAGRRGEFYEIGKSGVTKLVDKVAENAALEVLKKEKLRILSEECGYVGEGDVFVALDPLDGTFNAVRGIPIYSVSLCFSDSEKFGDSFFGYVFNLCSCDEYYADSKAYKNEKEIKVGEKEKLEELNAIVYYPDRMLPFKRIRALGSAALETCFVAEGIFDCFIDLRGMLRIFDIAGGVYILEKAGGIAVDEKGNSLEKKKFEIAERVNVIATNKKLYRQLLELVV; encoded by the coding sequence ATGGACGAAAAGCTCGCACTTAGTCTTTCAAGAGAGGTTGCAAAGAATGTCCTCAAAGCTATTAACAGCATTCCCGCAGGAAGAAGAGGAGAATTTTATGAGATTGGTAAAAGCGGGGTAACAAAGCTTGTTGATAAGGTTGCCGAAAATGCAGCTTTGGAAGTTCTAAAAAAAGAAAAGCTTAGAATTTTAAGCGAAGAATGCGGATATGTTGGTGAAGGGGACGTTTTTGTAGCTCTTGATCCTCTTGACGGAACTTTTAATGCAGTTCGCGGGATTCCAATTTATTCGGTAAGTTTATGCTTCTCTGATTCGGAAAAATTTGGCGATTCTTTCTTTGGCTATGTTTTCAATCTATGCAGTTGCGATGAATATTATGCTGACTCGAAGGCTTACAAAAACGAAAAGGAGATAAAGGTAGGAGAGAAGGAGAAATTAGAAGAGCTGAATGCAATCGTCTATTACCCAGATCGCATGTTGCCATTTAAGAGGATAAGAGCCCTTGGCAGTGCAGCACTTGAAACCTGCTTTGTTGCTGAGGGTATTTTCGACTGCTTCATAGATCTGAGGGGAATGTTGAGGATCTTTGACATCGCTGGTGGGGTATATATTCTTGAAAAGGCTGGAGGAATTGCTGTAGATGAGAAGGGCAATTCATTGGAGAAAAAGAAGTTTGAAATCGCGGAGAGAGTAAATGTTATTGCCACGAACAAAAAGCTGTATAGGCAATTGCTGGAGCTGGTTGTATGA
- the queC gene encoding 7-cyano-7-deazaguanine synthase QueC: protein MKAVLIFSGGVDSSTLLYYLLSKGYELSALTFIYGQRHSKEVEFAKKLTERARLVKNFEHRIVDITSIHELISLGAITGDSRVPEGFYTEERQRATIVPNRNMILLSIAVGYAVKIGAKEVHYAAHKSDYSVYPDCRKEFVKAMDTAIYLGNLWNEVELRAPFIDMSKAEIVALGLKLGVPYELTWSCYRGEARPCLSCGTCVERTEAFLLNGARDPLLSEEEWKKAVEIYRSFKENVPRE from the coding sequence ATGAAGGCGGTGCTAATTTTCAGCGGTGGCGTGGATTCCTCAACGCTTCTTTATTACCTACTCAGCAAAGGCTATGAGCTTTCCGCCCTTACATTTATCTACGGTCAGAGGCATTCAAAAGAAGTTGAATTCGCTAAAAAGCTTACTGAGAGGGCAAGATTGGTGAAGAATTTTGAGCATCGAATAGTTGACATAACTTCGATACACGAATTAATATCCTTGGGGGCCATAACTGGCGATAGCAGAGTTCCTGAAGGGTTTTACACTGAAGAAAGGCAGAGAGCAACAATTGTGCCAAACAGAAATATGATTCTGCTTTCCATAGCGGTTGGCTACGCTGTTAAAATTGGAGCAAAAGAAGTTCACTATGCTGCACACAAGAGCGATTACAGCGTTTATCCTGACTGCAGAAAAGAATTTGTAAAGGCGATGGACACCGCAATCTATCTGGGCAATCTATGGAACGAAGTTGAGCTCAGAGCACCTTTTATTGACATGAGTAAAGCTGAAATCGTAGCACTGGGTTTAAAGCTTGGAGTGCCGTATGAGCTCACTTGGAGCTGTTATCGTGGCGAAGCCCGACCATGCTTGAGCTGTGGAACCTGCGTTGAGAGAACTGAAGCCTTTTTGCTAAATGGAGCCAGAGACCCCTTGCTAAGCGAAGAAGAATGGAAGAAGGCTGTTGAGATTTACAGAAGCTTTAAAGAAAATGTGCCTCGGGAGTAA